The genomic segment GGAACTCTGCGGTGCGCAAAAACAAACGCGTGCGCATTTCCCAGCGAACCACGTTTGCCCACTGATTGATGAGCAGCGGCAGGTCGCGGTAGCTCTGAATCCAATTGCGGTAGGTGTTCCAGATAACCGTTTCCGATGTGGGGCGCACAATGAGTTCTTCTTCCAATTTGGCTTCGGGGTCAACAATTACGCCGCTGCCGTCGGGTGCATTTTTAAGCCTGTAATGCGTAACAACGGCACATTCTTTGGCAAAACCCTCTACGTGCGAAGCCTCTTTGCTCAGGTACGACTTGGGGATGAAAAGAGGGAAATAGGCGTTCACGTGTCCGGTGTCTTTGAACATTTTATCCAACGTGTCGCGCATTTTTTCCCAGATGGTAAAGCCGTAGGGCTTAATCACCATGCAACCTTTAATGGATGAATGTTCGGCAAGGTCTGCCTTTTTGACAAGTTCGTTGTACCAGCCCGAATAGTCTTCGCTGCGTTTAGGTAATGCTTTATTATTGCTCATAGTGGCGTGCTTTCTTTGCGTGCAAAACTAAGTCGCAAAGTTAGGCTTTGCGGGGCAGATGCTCAAACAGGCGGCGGAATTACCGAATGGGCAAGTTTTCCGATACAAAAAGTTGTTCAAGCAGCGTGTCAAAAGTTTTATTGACAGTTACTTCTTGACGAAGGCTAATTGCGGTTGCCAATTGTATGGAATCAAGCGTGCGCAGCCCTTGGTGACCGTATTTTTTGAGTAAAGCCCATGCATTCTCAATAATGGAATTACCGATATCCACTATTTGATAATGACGCAAGTCAAACATAAACGATGCTGATAATGCTTCGGCTTCGGGTTGGGTAAGATGTCCCGTGCGAACTTTTTTGCGAATAGCAGACTCAAATTCCAACAAACTTATTTTTGATAAATATATTCGGGTAATATTTTTGGAAAAAAGCAAATCCATTTCAGCAGTACCTGTTTCTGGACTGTACAGTTTGACTAATGCTGAAGTATCCAAAAATACAATCATTGATAGCTGCGTCTTTCTTCTATGACTGTTTCACCCAAATGCAAATTTTTGCCTGCCAGCAGGCGACGGGTTTTTGCAAATGAAAACTCATGAGCAGATAAGGCAGCGGTTTCTTTTGCGGGTACGGCTTCTTCCATACTTGAAGCCGATGAGCGCATAAGCATCTTGCGGATTTTTTGCTGTAAATAATCCCAAACCGCCCATAATTCCGCCGTATCCAATTTTTCTAATTCCTGCAACAAAAAATCTACTCTTGACATAAGTTTATTGCTTTGAGTCTTTCATGTACAACAACTTTTCTAAGGTACGAATTCCTAAGCGGATTAGTTGACGGCATAAATTTATCGGTGAGTTTTTTTCATAAAAACGGCATTTGACGGGGCAGATGCTCAAACAGGCGGCGGAATTACCGAACGGGCAAGTTTTCCGATACAAAAAGTTGTTCAAGCAAAATACAATCATAGCTGCGCCCATATGCAGATTTTGCCTGAAAATTGCTTGACTACCTTACCTCAAAGCGCCAACCTTTAGATTTTCGGAAGGCACGCTTATTATTTTGGATACTTCTTGTGGTAGAACTTCCAACACCCATTCCTATTACAAAGCCTTGCATGTAATTGAACTGCCTGCTGCCAAATAGTGGACTACCATACAATGCAGCAACCCCGGCTCCGACCGCAACATTGACCGTACTCCATAATAATGCCCTTCCTACCGGATTTTTACGCGGAAGAAAAATAGCTTGGGTATATTCCAGATTAATGGCATGTGATGATGTCTCTGCACCGCCAAATGCCAGTACAGGTTGTCCTTCCTGAGTAAACTGTAATATTCCCGATATACTTAAACCGGGTCCATACTGCACTTCCAACAAATCCCCCTTAGGTATAACACGAGTTCGCTTACCTTTGGTAAGAATAATAGACTCTTGTGCTAAGGCAGAGAAGCTAAGTGTGATGATTAACATCACGGCAATGGATAACAAAACTTTGATTTTCATAAGATTGATTGATTTGAAGCAAAATATCAGCTTTTTAACAGTAAACCAATAATTATCCAACCGTTTTGATGTTTTTTTTTATAAAGTAGTTTCTATATATATTTCAACAATCTACTCAGCTATGCTGTCAATCATTTAAAATCGTCCACCCATTTACCAATCAAGACTGATTTCAAATTGCGGCATTTTTTGCAATACAGGCGCGGAAGTCCGTAAATTAGCCGCGCTGATTAGACATATTTTTTTGCAAATCGTCAATCAACAATCACCACTTGTCAATCACAAACGTTCATGGATGCAATCATTGCATTTTCGGTGCGCAACAAACTCATCATCGGTTTGCTGATGCTCATCTGGGTAATTTGGGGGGGCTATTCGGCTACTAAAATTGCGCTGGATGCCGTACCCGACATCACCAACAATCAGGTGCAGGTTATTACCCAATCCCCTTCGCTTTCCCCGCAAGAGGTAGAAAAATTTATCACTTTTCCCATAGAATTGGCAATGGCAAACGTGCAGCGCAAAGTGGAAATCCGTTCCATTTCGCGCTACGGGCTGTCGGTTGTTACCATTGTTTTTGAGGAAGGCATGGATATTTTGCAGGCGCGCCAATTGGTAGCCGAACAGTTGCGCATTGCCGAAGCCAACATTCCGCCCGAATTCGGCAAACCCGAAATGATGCCGATTACTACGGGGCTTGGCGAAATTTATCAGTACGTTTTGCAGGTGCAACCGGGCTACGAAAGCCGCTATTCGCCTATGGAATTGCGCACCATTCAGGATTGGTTGGTGAAACGCTACTTGGCGGGCATCCCCGGCATTGCCGACGTGAGCAGTTTCGGCGGTTTTGTGAAGCAATACGAAGTTTCCGTGCTGCCCGACCGCCTGCGCAGCTTCGGACTAACGCCTATGGATTTGTTCCGCGCTTTGCAGATGAACAATCAGAACACGGGCGGCAGCTAC from the Rhodoflexus caldus genome contains:
- a CDS encoding type II toxin-antitoxin system VapC family toxin → MIVFLDTSALVKLYSPETGTAEMDLLFSKNITRIYLSKISLLEFESAIRKKVRTGHLTQPEAEALSASFMFDLRHYQIVDIGNSIIENAWALLKKYGHQGLRTLDSIQLATAISLRQEVTVNKTFDTLLEQLFVSENLPIR